The Rhodocytophaga rosea genome has a segment encoding these proteins:
- a CDS encoding helix-turn-helix domain-containing protein, translated as MRYIKKITDKQKQDLEKIHKDSKSYQERNRCQCILLSNQGYQVQKLASIFQVSQLSIYKWFDRFEKTGVVGLKNQKGKGRKPILTTSNATHVEVVENSIEKEKQQLKLAKREIEAKLGTAMSEMTLKRFLKKLTTDGNVSVNG; from the coding sequence ATGCGTTATATCAAGAAGATTACAGACAAGCAAAAACAAGACTTAGAGAAGATTCATAAAGATAGTAAAAGTTATCAGGAACGTAACCGTTGCCAATGTATACTGTTATCCAATCAAGGCTATCAAGTACAGAAGTTAGCAAGCATTTTTCAAGTAAGTCAGTTAAGTATTTATAAGTGGTTTGATCGCTTTGAGAAAACAGGTGTGGTAGGGTTAAAGAACCAAAAAGGGAAAGGCAGAAAACCCATCCTTACTACCAGTAATGCTACCCATGTTGAAGTAGTGGAAAATAGCATAGAGAAAGAAAAACAACAACTTAAATTAGCTAAGCGAGAGATAGAAGCTAAATTAGGCACGGCTATGAGTGAGATGACCTTGAAGCGGTTTTTAAAAAAATTGACTACCGATGGAAACGTTTCCGTAAATGGATAA
- the traN gene encoding conjugative transposon protein TraN: protein MINKCISTYLIASLIVLCFSKELSAQQRLSFGEDNYLGSYHITVGYDKTTHLIFPHKIVYVDLGSADLLAEKVEQVENILKLKANVEGFSTTNLTVLTGSGSYFSFLVDYAIAPKELNIVLAEKTTGKENSSTDFPLSPFPRANDGIASTGAKALFENKSLNQTYMEKLSGLVMGRKQTRHLAGLAKYNMRFALHGLYIQDDLFFYHLQVANRSNISYDIDFIRFFIRDKKVGKRTASQEREIFPHYIFNPTLNTIPGNGSLDQVYVMEKVTIPDDKVLRIELFEKKGGRHLSFLLTNKDILKAGLLQ, encoded by the coding sequence ATGATCAACAAATGTATATCTACTTATCTGATTGCAAGTTTAATAGTATTATGTTTTAGCAAAGAATTATCTGCTCAACAAAGGCTTTCTTTTGGTGAGGATAATTACCTGGGGTCTTACCACATTACGGTGGGCTATGATAAAACAACCCATCTGATCTTTCCGCATAAAATAGTATACGTTGATCTTGGAAGTGCAGACTTGCTCGCTGAAAAAGTAGAACAGGTGGAAAATATACTCAAGCTGAAAGCTAATGTAGAAGGTTTTTCGACCACAAATCTGACTGTACTGACCGGATCGGGTAGTTATTTTTCCTTTCTGGTAGATTATGCGATTGCTCCTAAAGAACTCAATATAGTACTTGCAGAGAAAACAACTGGTAAAGAAAACTCTTCAACAGATTTTCCCTTATCACCATTTCCGCGGGCAAACGATGGCATTGCTTCTACAGGGGCGAAAGCTTTGTTTGAGAACAAAAGCCTCAACCAAACCTACATGGAAAAGCTATCTGGGCTGGTAATGGGTAGAAAACAAACCAGGCACCTTGCAGGCTTAGCCAAATATAATATGCGGTTTGCTTTACATGGTTTGTATATTCAAGATGATCTGTTTTTTTATCACCTGCAGGTAGCAAACAGATCCAATATTAGCTATGACATTGATTTTATCAGGTTTTTTATCCGCGATAAGAAGGTAGGCAAGCGTACGGCCAGCCAGGAAAGGGAAATTTTTCCGCACTACATCTTCAACCCTACCCTGAATACCATTCCCGGAAATGGCTCTTTAGACCAGGTATATGTGATGGAAAAAGTAACCATTCCTGATGATAAAGTCTTAAGAATTGAGCTTTTTGAGAAAAAAGGTGGTAGGCACCTGTCTTTCCTACTTACTAATAAAGACATTCTCAAAGCGGGATTACTCCAGTAG
- the ygiD gene encoding 4,5-DOPA-extradiol-dioxygenase, with the protein MTTLSAFNRFTDQLSEQDQLMPVLFIGHGSPMNGIEDNEFSRRWTKLAREIPIPKAVLVVSAHWLSRGTRITAMDFPETIHDFGGFPKALFDLQYKAPGDLSVAKETAALIKSTQVELDHDWGLDHGTWTVVRHMYPQANIPVLQLSIDASKGPQYQYELARELYNLRKKGVLIIGSGNMVHNLRMVAWDKLNDNEYGYDWAIEMNHTFKELIRNGDHQKLVNYEALGRAALLSIPTPEHYFPLLYVLGLKGKNEEASFFNDKLVGGSLTMTSVKFG; encoded by the coding sequence ATGACAACATTATCAGCATTCAATAGATTTACAGATCAATTATCGGAACAGGATCAACTTATGCCGGTCTTATTTATAGGCCATGGTTCTCCCATGAATGGCATTGAAGACAATGAATTCAGCCGACGGTGGACAAAGCTGGCCAGAGAAATTCCAATACCCAAAGCAGTTCTGGTGGTATCTGCCCACTGGCTTTCCAGAGGAACACGTATTACAGCCATGGATTTTCCGGAAACCATTCACGACTTCGGTGGATTCCCCAAAGCCTTATTTGACTTGCAATACAAAGCACCTGGCGATCTTTCGGTTGCCAAAGAAACGGCTGCTTTAATTAAATCAACACAGGTAGAATTAGACCATGACTGGGGCTTAGACCATGGCACCTGGACGGTTGTCAGGCACATGTATCCGCAGGCAAACATTCCTGTGCTGCAACTAAGCATTGATGCTTCCAAAGGTCCGCAATATCAATATGAACTAGCCAGAGAGTTGTACAACTTGAGAAAAAAAGGAGTATTGATCATCGGCAGCGGTAATATGGTGCATAACCTGAGAATGGTCGCCTGGGATAAATTAAACGATAACGAGTATGGCTACGACTGGGCGATAGAAATGAATCATACTTTTAAAGAATTGATCCGGAATGGAGATCACCAGAAGTTGGTAAATTATGAAGCCTTAGGCAGAGCTGCCTTGCTCTCGATTCCAACACCGGAACATTATTTTCCGCTCTTATATGTGCTTGGATTGAAAGGCAAAAATGAAGAAGCTTCCTTTTTTAACGATAAGCTTGTAGGAGGTTCTCTCACAATGACTTCCGTAAAATTCGGCTAA
- a CDS encoding antitoxin Xre/MbcA/ParS toxin-binding domain-containing protein has product MLYNSVIDMLGAQVGIQKKALYHLAEQMSFSLKDVTTFLSLTIPVSADEELLDYSTSERVIKTAELYQKGFEVFGEQKFKLWMNTPSKALGGKKPIQLLNTTKGVEYVLDEVIRIEHGIFA; this is encoded by the coding sequence ATGCTATATAACTCTGTAATTGATATGCTCGGCGCCCAGGTGGGTATTCAAAAAAAGGCTTTGTATCACTTAGCTGAGCAAATGTCTTTTTCCTTAAAAGATGTAACTACTTTCCTTTCTCTCACTATACCGGTATCTGCCGATGAAGAACTCCTGGATTATTCCACCAGCGAACGTGTGATTAAAACCGCAGAATTATACCAGAAGGGCTTTGAAGTATTTGGTGAGCAGAAATTCAAACTATGGATGAACACCCCAAGTAAAGCCCTGGGAGGAAAGAAACCCATTCAATTACTTAATACCACCAAAGGGGTAGAATATGTACTGGATGAAGTAATCCGGATCGAACATGGCATATTTGCCTGA
- a CDS encoding Crp/Fnr family transcriptional regulator — translation MFELLLRSIEEKVPSTEVEIAVCKSYFKPKKLRKRQFLIQEGEVCNQLAFVEKGVLYSYSTDAKGTPRVIQFAFEGWWIADLYSFFTREPSGLHIEVLEDCELLLLDREHHQGLLQQVPKYETYMRILYQNAYVALQRRIEGTVGLTAEEKYLRLLEEYPAILNKVPLHLVASFLGITPETLSRIRKQIFK, via the coding sequence ATGTTTGAACTGCTTTTACGATCCATTGAAGAAAAGGTACCCTCCACAGAAGTAGAAATAGCTGTATGCAAGAGCTATTTTAAACCAAAGAAATTAAGGAAAAGGCAGTTTCTGATTCAGGAAGGAGAAGTATGCAACCAGCTTGCTTTTGTGGAGAAAGGCGTTTTGTATTCGTATTCCACCGATGCAAAGGGCACACCACGGGTTATTCAGTTTGCCTTCGAAGGCTGGTGGATTGCTGACTTGTATAGTTTTTTTACCAGAGAACCATCCGGCTTACATATTGAGGTATTGGAAGACTGCGAACTGCTTTTATTAGACCGGGAACATCACCAGGGCTTACTACAACAGGTGCCTAAATACGAAACGTATATGAGAATTTTATATCAGAATGCCTATGTGGCCCTCCAACGGAGAATCGAAGGTACGGTGGGCCTCACGGCAGAAGAAAAATACCTCCGTTTACTGGAAGAATATCCGGCCATTCTCAATAAGGTCCCCCTCCACCTGGTCGCTTCTTTTTTAGGGATAACGCCGGAAACCCTCAGCCGCATCCGCAAACAGATTTTTAAGTAA
- a CDS encoding sialidase family protein has translation MKRMITGLFVLIAFCVTAQEKKFSMAAGLNIYQDLFNKTMSDSVTCFRIPSIITAPNGDLIAAIDERVPSCGDLKFNPDINIVIRRSSDGGKTWSPIEKVVNFPLGQSASDPSMIVDQTTKEIFLFYNFMDVVQEKDVYYFHMVKSKDNGKSWSTPADLTSQLTKPEWRYDFKFITSGQGIQTGTGKLLHTIVHLKQGVYLFGSDDHGKTWYFIDHPIQPADESKVIELSDGTWMVNARVNTGGMRYVHTSSDEGKHWTSKADSSLIDPGCNASIIRYPAAMAGDGKNRLLFSNVKTKEGRSNLTVRISYDEGKTWTAGKTVYTGPAAYSDLTILKNGDIGLFFEKDEYKENVFVSFSLEWLSNGRETYKKEIRR, from the coding sequence ATGAAGAGAATGATCACAGGCTTGTTCGTACTGATAGCCTTTTGTGTAACTGCACAGGAAAAGAAATTTTCTATGGCAGCGGGCCTGAATATATACCAGGATTTGTTTAACAAAACGATGAGCGATAGTGTCACCTGCTTCCGTATTCCTTCTATTATTACTGCACCCAATGGCGACCTGATTGCGGCTATTGATGAACGGGTGCCTTCCTGCGGCGATCTGAAATTTAATCCGGATATCAATATTGTGATCCGCAGAAGCAGCGATGGGGGAAAAACATGGTCGCCCATCGAAAAAGTCGTTAATTTTCCATTGGGCCAATCTGCCTCAGATCCTTCCATGATCGTAGATCAGACGACAAAGGAAATATTTCTATTCTATAATTTTATGGATGTGGTGCAGGAGAAAGATGTCTACTATTTTCACATGGTAAAAAGTAAGGATAATGGAAAATCATGGAGCACACCGGCAGATCTCACTTCTCAGCTAACAAAGCCAGAATGGCGGTATGATTTTAAGTTTATTACCTCAGGCCAGGGTATTCAGACAGGTACAGGCAAACTGCTTCATACAATTGTACACCTCAAGCAGGGCGTATATCTTTTCGGAAGCGATGATCATGGAAAAACATGGTATTTTATTGATCATCCTATTCAACCGGCCGATGAATCTAAGGTAATCGAACTATCAGATGGCACCTGGATGGTAAATGCCAGGGTAAACACCGGTGGTATGCGGTATGTGCATACATCCTCAGATGAAGGGAAACATTGGACCTCAAAAGCTGATTCATCCCTTATTGATCCAGGCTGTAATGCAAGTATTATCCGCTACCCGGCTGCAATGGCAGGAGATGGCAAAAACCGCTTGCTTTTCTCTAATGTTAAAACGAAAGAAGGCCGCAGCAACCTGACCGTCCGCATAAGCTATGATGAGGGCAAAACCTGGACAGCCGGAAAAACGGTTTATACCGGTCCAGCCGCCTACTCAGATTTAACTATATTGAAAAACGGGGATATCGGATTGTTTTTTGAAAAAGATGAGTACAAAGAAAACGTATTTGTTAGTTTTTCATTAGAATGGCTAAGCAATGGCCGGGAAACATACAAGAAAGAAATAAGGAGATAG
- a CDS encoding RES family NAD+ phosphorylase gives MQLFRITTEKWARDLSGNGGLYVSGRWHHKGIPVIYTATTRALAVLEKVVHVDAASTPDQYVILTLELPDDISFEEILIENLPKDWGKLSHNIANTSRFPASLVQSEATSILLADMGTAWLQATTSLALKVPSAILTKEKNVLLNPAHKQAKDIKIVSVDPFKFDPRLL, from the coding sequence ATGCAGCTTTTTCGTATCACCACTGAGAAATGGGCACGGGACCTGAGTGGAAATGGCGGACTCTATGTCTCCGGCCGCTGGCACCATAAAGGGATTCCTGTTATATATACAGCTACCACCAGAGCTTTAGCTGTGCTCGAGAAGGTAGTACATGTGGATGCTGCTTCCACGCCCGATCAATATGTAATTCTTACCCTTGAGCTACCTGACGATATTTCTTTTGAGGAAATTCTTATAGAGAATCTGCCCAAAGACTGGGGCAAACTCAGCCACAATATAGCCAATACTAGCCGTTTCCCGGCTTCACTCGTCCAAAGTGAGGCCACCTCTATTTTACTTGCAGATATGGGGACGGCCTGGCTGCAAGCTACAACTTCATTGGCACTCAAGGTACCTTCTGCTATTTTAACTAAGGAGAAAAATGTGCTTTTAAACCCGGCCCACAAGCAGGCAAAAGACATCAAAATTGTATCTGTTGACCCTTTCAAATTTGATCCCAGGTTACTCTGA
- a CDS encoding IS630 family transposase — protein sequence MQNKEAYEQKVKRLHALLYLAQTGSIDLYFGDESGFCLTPCVPYGWIKKGEHAPILSQRSTRINVFGLLSTNNELLTYQKSGSLNADFIIECVEAFSTSISKFTVIVLDNASWHTCGLWEVKKEEWEQKGLYIFLLPKYSPHLNRIERFWKQVKYHWLKAEDYLSVEALKEALYTIFSGLGTYFKLDFKKLEVDENIILNCV from the coding sequence TTGCAAAACAAAGAAGCATATGAGCAGAAAGTCAAGCGATTACATGCTTTGCTTTATTTGGCACAGACAGGCAGTATAGATTTATATTTTGGAGACGAATCAGGGTTTTGCCTTACCCCTTGTGTACCTTATGGATGGATCAAAAAAGGCGAACACGCCCCTATTTTATCCCAAAGAAGTACAAGGATAAATGTATTTGGCTTGTTAAGTACAAATAATGAGTTGCTTACTTATCAGAAAAGTGGGAGTCTAAACGCTGACTTTATCATTGAATGTGTAGAGGCCTTCTCAACATCTATTTCCAAGTTTACTGTCATAGTCTTAGACAACGCCTCCTGGCATACATGTGGCCTATGGGAAGTCAAAAAAGAAGAATGGGAACAGAAAGGATTATACATCTTTTTGCTGCCTAAGTATAGTCCTCATCTTAACAGGATCGAACGATTTTGGAAGCAGGTGAAATATCATTGGCTCAAAGCCGAAGACTATCTGTCTGTAGAAGCGCTTAAGGAGGCACTTTATACCATCTTTTCAGGATTGGGTACTTACTTTAAACTTGATTTTAAAAAACTTGAAGTAGATGAAAATATTATACTTAATTGTGTTTAA
- a CDS encoding cation-translocating P-type ATPase gives MDAWYRLSEEEVIKKLKTSPSGLKKDLILSLQQEYGKNALKEAKQKSKFAILLGQFKDVMIVILILAAIISFAVGEHTDAYVILAIIIGNAWIGYAQENNAEESVRMLQQMAAQYALVLRDNHPVKLEAKELVPGDVILLEAGDIVPADARLLEVSAFKTEEAALTGESHSIEKITDAIDKENIGPGDQLNMIFKGTIVSNGSAKAVVTTTGMQTEIGKIAGLLEVGEQKTPLQKRLAVFSKQLAVIVIIICAVVFGFGLWRGEPAFLMFLTALSLAVAALPEALPAVITIALANGARRMVKQKALIRVLPAVETLGSVTYICSDKTGTLTQNVMTVEKFQAAPDKDELLKHAMLLNNEVRYSEEGNMLGDSTETALVNYAVNKGHSKEQSDNSFPLVSKLPFDSNRMRMSTLHQDNGKWLLFVKGAPVKITEVLAERYKDQVPKWLELNREWAADGLRVLFFAYKQLDEKPGQITEELEKDLDFLGMAAMIDPPREEVIEAIKECKTAGIKTVMITGDQPLTAYAIAERLKMVAEGSKNTRTGAELAKLNEEEFAREVRNIFVYARVSPEQKLNIVKALQHNGEFVAMTGDGVNDAPSLKQADIGVAMGITGTGVSKEAADMILLDDNFATIVKAVKEGRRIYENIRKFILYVLSCNLAEILTIFFTPLFGLAIPLLPIHILWINLVTDGLPGLALTSEPAEKDIMQMPPRPPRENLFAGGMIPKIVLTGVFMTVSVMLTQAWAAKEGYDVQTQQTMVFTLLCFIQLGNALSVRSSYHSIFHATIFGNAGMWGSIILTVVLQLLIVYLPFTEAIFKTTALDWKAMRMILLVTGICILTIELIKYITNRLYRKGK, from the coding sequence ATGGATGCCTGGTATCGCCTTTCCGAAGAAGAAGTAATTAAAAAACTAAAAACTTCTCCTTCCGGTCTGAAAAAAGACCTGATTCTCTCGCTTCAACAGGAATATGGGAAAAATGCACTCAAAGAAGCCAAACAGAAAAGCAAATTTGCCATCCTGCTCGGACAGTTTAAAGATGTCATGATTGTCATTCTCATCCTGGCTGCCATTATTTCTTTTGCGGTCGGCGAACATACCGATGCCTATGTAATCCTGGCGATTATTATCGGAAATGCCTGGATTGGCTATGCCCAGGAGAACAATGCCGAAGAATCCGTACGGATGCTGCAACAGATGGCGGCTCAATATGCCCTGGTTCTGCGGGATAATCATCCGGTAAAACTGGAAGCAAAAGAACTGGTACCAGGCGATGTAATCTTGCTGGAAGCTGGAGATATTGTACCGGCCGATGCCAGGCTGCTAGAGGTGAGTGCTTTTAAAACAGAAGAAGCGGCATTAACCGGCGAAAGTCATTCTATAGAAAAAATAACAGATGCCATTGACAAAGAGAATATTGGTCCTGGCGACCAGCTGAACATGATATTTAAAGGCACCATTGTAAGCAATGGTTCAGCCAAAGCAGTAGTTACCACGACCGGCATGCAAACGGAAATTGGTAAAATTGCCGGATTGCTGGAAGTAGGCGAGCAAAAAACACCCCTTCAAAAAAGGCTGGCCGTATTCAGCAAACAACTGGCTGTGATCGTTATTATTATTTGTGCCGTGGTATTTGGCTTCGGTTTGTGGAGAGGCGAACCTGCCTTTCTGATGTTCCTGACTGCCCTTTCCCTGGCCGTTGCTGCTTTACCGGAAGCCCTTCCTGCTGTAATTACCATTGCCCTGGCTAATGGTGCCCGCCGCATGGTGAAACAAAAAGCGCTTATCCGGGTATTGCCTGCCGTAGAAACACTGGGTTCGGTTACCTACATCTGTAGTGATAAAACGGGTACACTTACCCAGAATGTAATGACCGTAGAAAAATTTCAGGCCGCCCCGGATAAAGATGAATTATTAAAGCATGCCATGCTGCTGAATAATGAAGTACGGTATTCCGAAGAAGGCAATATGCTGGGCGATTCCACTGAAACAGCGCTGGTGAATTATGCGGTAAATAAGGGTCATTCAAAAGAACAGTCGGATAATTCCTTTCCTCTGGTTTCCAAATTGCCGTTTGATTCAAACAGAATGCGGATGAGCACCCTGCACCAGGATAATGGAAAATGGCTCTTGTTTGTAAAAGGTGCCCCGGTAAAAATAACGGAAGTATTGGCTGAGAGATACAAAGACCAGGTTCCGAAATGGCTGGAACTAAACCGGGAATGGGCCGCTGATGGCTTGCGTGTGCTGTTTTTTGCCTATAAACAACTGGATGAGAAACCAGGGCAGATAACAGAAGAGTTAGAAAAAGACCTGGATTTTCTGGGAATGGCTGCCATGATAGATCCGCCGAGGGAAGAAGTGATTGAGGCCATTAAAGAATGTAAAACTGCCGGTATCAAAACCGTCATGATCACCGGAGATCAGCCTTTAACGGCCTATGCCATTGCCGAGCGCTTAAAGATGGTAGCAGAAGGTTCTAAAAATACCCGTACCGGAGCAGAGCTAGCTAAGCTGAATGAAGAAGAATTTGCCAGGGAAGTCAGGAATATATTCGTCTATGCTAGGGTTTCCCCAGAACAAAAACTCAACATTGTAAAAGCCCTGCAACACAACGGCGAATTTGTAGCCATGACCGGAGATGGGGTAAATGATGCACCCTCACTCAAACAGGCAGACATTGGCGTAGCGATGGGAATTACCGGTACGGGTGTATCCAAAGAAGCCGCCGATATGATTCTGCTGGATGATAATTTTGCTACCATTGTAAAGGCGGTAAAAGAAGGCAGGCGGATTTATGAGAATATCCGCAAATTCATTTTATATGTGCTTTCCTGTAACCTGGCTGAAATCTTAACTATTTTCTTTACGCCCCTGTTTGGCTTAGCTATTCCTTTACTACCCATCCATATTCTGTGGATCAACCTGGTTACCGACGGATTACCAGGACTGGCACTCACTTCCGAACCTGCAGAAAAAGACATCATGCAAATGCCGCCCCGGCCGCCCAGAGAGAATTTGTTTGCCGGAGGAATGATTCCTAAAATTGTTTTAACCGGCGTATTTATGACGGTATCTGTGATGCTTACCCAGGCATGGGCAGCTAAAGAAGGCTACGATGTACAAACACAGCAAACGATGGTGTTTACCCTGCTCTGTTTTATTCAGTTAGGAAATGCCCTATCCGTACGCTCCTCCTATCATTCCATCTTTCACGCTACGATCTTTGGAAATGCAGGGATGTGGGGCTCGATTATCCTGACAGTTGTTCTCCAATTACTGATTGTATACCTGCCTTTTACCGAAGCTATTTTCAAAACAACTGCCCTGGACTGGAAAGCCATGCGCATGATTCTCCTTGTAACCGGTATATGTATTCTGACTATTGAACTCATAAAATATATAACCAATAGATTATACAGAAAGGGGAAATAG
- a CDS encoding cation diffusion facilitator family transporter: MANSKVSHATDQGLKTTLISILANALLAIVKGIAGIFGNSYALIADAIESTSDIFSSLIVWAGLKVASKGPDSDHPYGHGKAEPLATIVVALLLIGAAILIAIQSVKNILTPHKVPAPFTLVVLGGVIVLKEFLFRRINQTGKQINSTAVKADAWHHRSDAITSFTAFLGITIALIGGEGYENADDWAALIASVIIVFNAYHIFIPAMGEIMDVAPPEEILDGIRQVAMQVEGVRGLDKALVRKMGFEYFVDLHVLVDGHLSVKEGHRIAHQVKDAILLENRQIYDVLIHIEPF; this comes from the coding sequence ATGGCAAATAGCAAAGTGAGTCATGCAACGGATCAGGGCTTGAAAACAACGTTAATCAGTATACTGGCGAATGCGCTGCTTGCTATCGTAAAAGGAATCGCTGGTATTTTTGGTAATTCGTATGCCTTAATTGCAGATGCGATCGAATCTACCTCAGATATATTCTCTTCCTTGATTGTATGGGCAGGATTAAAGGTTGCGTCGAAAGGCCCTGACTCTGATCATCCGTATGGGCATGGCAAAGCAGAACCCCTGGCTACTATCGTGGTAGCTTTGTTGCTGATCGGAGCGGCTATTCTGATTGCGATTCAAAGTGTGAAGAATATACTTACACCCCATAAAGTACCTGCCCCTTTTACGCTTGTTGTATTGGGTGGCGTAATTGTACTGAAAGAATTTTTATTCCGGCGGATCAATCAAACAGGCAAGCAGATTAATAGTACGGCTGTAAAGGCCGATGCCTGGCACCACCGCAGTGATGCCATTACCTCTTTTACCGCATTTCTCGGAATTACCATTGCTTTAATTGGAGGCGAAGGCTACGAGAATGCGGATGACTGGGCGGCCTTAATTGCTTCAGTGATCATCGTGTTTAATGCCTACCATATTTTCATTCCTGCTATGGGCGAAATAATGGATGTGGCTCCTCCTGAAGAAATACTTGATGGAATCAGGCAAGTAGCGATGCAGGTAGAAGGGGTAAGAGGATTGGATAAAGCGTTGGTGCGAAAAATGGGGTTCGAGTACTTTGTTGATCTGCATGTACTGGTAGATGGCCACTTATCGGTAAAAGAAGGCCACCGGATTGCACATCAGGTGAAAGATGCCATTCTGCTGGAAAACAGGCAAATATATGATGTATTGATACATATCGAACCTTTTTAG
- a CDS encoding NADPH-dependent F420 reductase, whose translation MKTNTTIAIIGATGSMGSAISRSLATANFPLLLCANDQDKLQGLLQDIKSANAPAKVETINCSKEASWEADIIIMAVPYQAEKEIAQKISEVAAQKIVISIANPLNNTFDGLLTSPDTSAAEELQKALPLSKVVKAFNTTFAADFAQPVIDGKQVDAFIAGDHQPSVETVTQLVASAGFNPIVAGGLKESRILENMQLLLIKLGMKYNYNWHAGWKILHN comes from the coding sequence ATGAAAACGAACACCACCATAGCCATTATCGGAGCCACAGGTAGTATGGGTTCCGCTATTTCCAGGAGTCTGGCAACCGCCAATTTTCCCTTGCTTCTCTGTGCCAATGACCAGGATAAACTACAAGGTTTACTGCAAGACATAAAATCAGCTAATGCTCCAGCGAAGGTAGAAACCATTAATTGCTCGAAAGAGGCCAGCTGGGAAGCAGATATCATTATTATGGCCGTACCTTACCAGGCTGAAAAAGAGATTGCCCAAAAGATCAGCGAAGTAGCTGCTCAAAAAATTGTGATCAGCATTGCCAATCCATTAAATAATACGTTCGATGGCCTGCTGACTTCTCCGGATACCTCTGCTGCCGAAGAATTGCAAAAGGCATTGCCTCTCTCAAAAGTAGTAAAAGCCTTCAATACCACCTTTGCCGCTGATTTTGCTCAACCTGTGATCGATGGCAAACAGGTAGATGCCTTTATTGCAGGTGATCATCAGCCCTCTGTGGAAACGGTTACCCAACTGGTAGCTTCTGCAGGCTTTAATCCTATTGTTGCCGGTGGCCTGAAAGAAAGCCGGATACTGGAAAACATGCAATTGCTGCTCATTAAGCTGGGCATGAAATACAATTACAACTGGCATGCCGGCTGGAAAATCTTACACAATTAA
- a CDS encoding JAB domain-containing protein has translation MERPQTPFSLTEVAEIHLSYKSTVKPSQRPKVASSHDAYTLLHSSWDPEKLEFVEQFKILLLNRANCVLGLVEVSTGGVAGTVADPKLIFAAALKANASSIILAHNHPSGNLKPSEADLQLTRKLKEAGKFLDLPILDHLIITGESYYSFADTGAV, from the coding sequence ATGGAACGCCCACAAACTCCATTCTCTCTTACGGAGGTAGCCGAAATCCACCTCTCCTACAAATCCACTGTTAAACCCTCCCAAAGACCCAAAGTGGCCAGCTCTCACGATGCCTATACGCTGTTGCACAGTAGCTGGGACCCTGAAAAACTAGAATTTGTAGAACAGTTCAAAATCCTGCTGCTCAATCGGGCCAACTGCGTATTAGGCTTAGTAGAAGTATCCACCGGTGGGGTAGCAGGTACAGTAGCAGACCCTAAACTGATCTTTGCCGCCGCTTTAAAAGCCAATGCCTCCTCCATCATCCTGGCTCATAACCATCCCTCAGGAAACCTTAAACCTAGTGAAGCCGATCTGCAACTCACCCGCAAACTCAAAGAAGCCGGCAAGTTCCTGGATCTACCTATCCTGGATCATTTGATTATTACAGGCGAAAGTTATTACTCTTTTGCTGACACAGGGGCTGTATAG